Proteins from a genomic interval of Clostridium cochlearium:
- a CDS encoding NADH-dependent [FeFe] hydrogenase, group A6 → MNLITITINNRKILVEEGTSILNAAKKLNINIPTLCHLKIHDNKHENHPGSCRVCVVEVEGRKNLAPACCTPVVDGMVVKTNSIKAIKARRTMVELLLSDHPQDCLLCEKNTECELQQLAADMGIKDIKYKGAQNTFKKDVSSYSIVRDLNKCILCRRCVTMCNEVQTVGVLSPVNRGFETVISPAFESPMLETNCTFCGQCVAVCPTGALTEVNNTSKVWDVLNDDEKVVIIQTAPAIRAALGEEFGLEPGTVVTGKMVAALRSLGFDKVFDTDFAADLTIIEEASELIHRLENNGKLPMLTSCCPGWIKFFEHDFNDLLDIPSTCKSPQQMFGAIAKTYLADLMGVNPKNLIVVSLMPCLAKKYEANRPEMSTNGISDVDIVVSTREMAKMIKEAGIDFNSLQDEDFDNPLGESTGAGTIFGVTGGVMEAALRTAYEWITKEELQYVNFEALRGFDGIREATIKIKDQDIKVAIASGLGNTRKLLKAIQEGKAHYHMIEIMACPGGCIDGAGQPYIHEDISILQKRAEALYREDQNKIIRKSHENPFIKKLYDEFLGEPYGEKAHKLLHTSYVKRD, encoded by the coding sequence TTGAATTTAATAACTATTACTATAAATAATAGGAAAATTTTGGTAGAAGAAGGGACCTCTATATTAAATGCTGCAAAAAAACTTAATATAAATATTCCAACTTTATGTCATTTAAAAATACATGATAATAAGCATGAAAATCACCCTGGTTCCTGTAGAGTTTGCGTAGTAGAAGTAGAAGGTCGTAAAAATTTAGCTCCTGCCTGTTGTACTCCTGTAGTGGATGGCATGGTAGTTAAAACCAATTCCATAAAAGCTATTAAAGCTCGTAGAACAATGGTTGAACTACTTTTATCAGACCATCCTCAAGATTGTTTGCTATGTGAAAAAAATACAGAATGTGAATTACAGCAATTAGCAGCAGATATGGGTATAAAAGATATTAAATATAAAGGAGCTCAAAATACCTTTAAAAAAGATGTTTCTAGCTATTCTATAGTTAGAGATTTAAATAAATGTATTCTATGTAGAAGATGTGTAACCATGTGTAATGAAGTTCAAACTGTAGGAGTTTTATCTCCAGTAAATAGAGGTTTTGAAACAGTTATATCCCCTGCTTTTGAAAGTCCTATGTTAGAAACCAACTGTACTTTCTGCGGCCAATGTGTTGCTGTATGTCCAACTGGTGCATTAACAGAAGTTAATAATACATCAAAAGTTTGGGATGTGTTAAATGATGATGAAAAAGTTGTAATAATTCAAACTGCTCCTGCAATTCGTGCTGCATTAGGTGAAGAATTTGGATTAGAACCAGGTACAGTAGTTACTGGGAAAATGGTAGCCGCTTTAAGATCTCTTGGCTTTGATAAAGTTTTTGATACTGATTTTGCTGCAGATTTAACCATAATAGAGGAAGCCTCTGAACTTATTCATAGACTTGAAAACAATGGTAAACTTCCTATGCTTACAAGTTGTTGCCCTGGTTGGATTAAATTCTTTGAACATGATTTCAATGACTTATTAGATATACCTTCAACTTGTAAATCACCTCAACAAATGTTTGGAGCTATAGCTAAAACCTATTTAGCAGATCTTATGGGTGTGAATCCTAAAAACTTAATTGTAGTATCTTTAATGCCTTGTCTTGCTAAAAAATACGAAGCTAATAGACCTGAAATGAGTACTAATGGTATATCTGATGTGGATATAGTTGTAAGTACAAGAGAAATGGCAAAAATGATTAAAGAGGCTGGAATAGATTTTAATTCTTTACAAGATGAAGACTTTGATAATCCCCTTGGTGAGTCCACAGGAGCAGGAACTATATTTGGTGTAACTGGTGGAGTTATGGAAGCCGCTCTTAGGACAGCTTATGAATGGATAACTAAAGAAGAACTTCAATATGTAAATTTTGAAGCATTACGTGGATTTGATGGAATTAGAGAAGCCACTATAAAAATTAAGGATCAGGATATAAAAGTAGCTATAGCCAGCGGTCTTGGAAATACTAGAAAACTTTTAAAAGCTATACAAGAAGGTAAGGCTCATTACCATATGATAGAAATAATGGCTTGCCCTGGTGGGTGTATTGATGGTGCTGGACAGCCTTACATTCATGAAGATATTAGTATATTACAAAAAAGAGCTGAAGCCCTATACAGAGAAGATCAAAATAAAATAATAAGGAAGTCTCATGAAAATCCTTTTATAAAAAAATTATATGATGAATTCTTAGGAGAACCTTATGGTGAAAAAGCTCATAAATTACTTCATACAAGCTATGTGAAAAGAGATTAA
- a CDS encoding (2Fe-2S) ferredoxin domain-containing protein, whose translation MIEISICVGSACHLKGAPYIIKSLGKLVDKYNVKDKVNLKGEFCMGDCTKAVCVRVEDKIYSLNKENVQEFFQEIILRRIEK comes from the coding sequence ATGATTGAAATAAGTATATGTGTTGGAAGTGCCTGTCATTTAAAAGGAGCACCTTATATAATAAAGAGCCTTGGAAAATTAGTAGATAAATATAATGTAAAAGATAAAGTTAATTTAAAGGGAGAATTTTGTATGGGGGATTGTACCAAAGCTGTATGTGTAAGAGTTGAAGATAAAATTTATTCCCTTAATAAAGAGAATGTTCAAGAGTTCTTTCAAGAAATTATATTGAGGAGGATAGAAAAATGA
- a CDS encoding [Fe-Fe] hydrogenase large subunit C-terminal domain-containing protein, with translation MTYMDFSMSNCKNCYKCLRYCPVKAIKFENEKANIVQERCINCGHCLEICPQNARRIYSDLPIVKNAILARKKIVATIAPSFFGHFGESYGKVLSALKKLGFSDLQETALGAEIVTKLYHDYIKGTSKNNYITTCCPSVNHLIEKYFSELIDYVIPINTPMMAHGKIIKKLYGEDTFTVFIGPCIAKKSEADNYLLNDRFIDAVLTYEEIEEWIKEENIDLNSENHIETTNIAFKKGRRYAIHGGIIQAIGNIEGKKLKKISISGIEECIEIFESMKKGYLKNTLVEVSACKGSCVGGPHSIKRNGEYFKKLSSIKEYVNKKENNKIKRYIQVPKDIDFTVKFMPKNIEDKVTTEEEIEKIMNSMGKYSEEDELNCGVCGYDTCREKAIAVYNGMAETNMCLHYMRNKAESMSNFIFEHSGTCVLVLNGELKIKEINPAGEEMFTVKAENVRDKSISVLMNEEDFREVKNTGKSIIGKKIIVSQYDLVFIENIVYLPKQDIIVASMANIVEEEKNRKELLKVKENTFNAAQEVIEKQMRVAQEIASLLGETTAETKITLTKLKKVVEGEEGEIR, from the coding sequence ATGACGTATATGGATTTTTCTATGTCCAATTGTAAAAACTGCTATAAGTGTTTAAGATATTGTCCTGTAAAAGCAATAAAATTTGAAAATGAAAAAGCTAATATAGTGCAAGAAAGATGCATAAATTGTGGACATTGTTTAGAAATTTGCCCTCAAAATGCCAGAAGAATTTATAGTGATTTACCTATAGTTAAAAATGCTATATTGGCAAGAAAAAAAATAGTAGCTACTATAGCTCCATCTTTTTTTGGACATTTTGGAGAGAGCTATGGAAAAGTTTTATCTGCTTTAAAAAAATTAGGATTTAGTGATCTTCAAGAAACAGCTTTAGGTGCAGAAATTGTAACTAAGCTTTACCATGACTATATAAAAGGTACCAGTAAAAACAACTATATAACCACCTGTTGTCCATCTGTTAATCATTTAATAGAAAAATATTTTAGTGAACTTATAGATTACGTTATACCTATAAATACACCTATGATGGCTCATGGGAAAATAATAAAAAAACTTTATGGAGAAGATACATTTACAGTTTTTATAGGGCCTTGTATAGCTAAAAAATCAGAAGCTGATAATTACTTACTAAATGATAGGTTTATAGACGCAGTACTTACTTATGAAGAAATAGAAGAATGGATAAAAGAAGAGAATATAGATTTAAATAGTGAAAATCATATAGAAACCACTAATATAGCTTTTAAAAAAGGAAGAAGATATGCTATACATGGTGGAATAATACAGGCCATAGGAAATATTGAGGGAAAGAAATTAAAAAAAATATCTATTAGTGGAATAGAAGAGTGCATAGAAATTTTTGAGAGTATGAAAAAGGGATATTTAAAAAATACCTTAGTTGAAGTTAGTGCTTGTAAAGGCAGTTGTGTAGGTGGACCCCATTCTATAAAAAGAAATGGAGAATATTTCAAAAAATTATCAAGCATAAAAGAATATGTAAATAAGAAAGAAAATAATAAAATTAAAAGGTATATACAAGTTCCAAAGGATATAGATTTTACTGTAAAGTTTATGCCTAAGAACATTGAGGATAAAGTGACAACAGAAGAAGAAATAGAAAAAATAATGAACAGTATGGGCAAGTATAGTGAGGAAGATGAGCTAAACTGTGGTGTTTGTGGATATGATACATGTAGAGAAAAAGCTATAGCAGTTTATAATGGTATGGCTGAGACAAATATGTGTCTTCATTATATGCGAAATAAGGCAGAAAGTATGAGTAACTTTATATTTGAACACTCTGGTACTTGTGTTTTAGTATTAAATGGAGAATTAAAAATAAAGGAAATAAATCCAGCAGGAGAAGAAATGTTTACAGTGAAGGCCGAAAATGTTAGAGATAAGTCTATATCTGTATTAATGAATGAGGAAGATTTTAGAGAAGTAAAAAATACAGGAAAAAGCATAATAGGTAAAAAAATAATAGTGTCACAATATGATTTGGTTTTTATTGAAAACATTGTTTATTTACCTAAACAAGATATAATTGTAGCTTCTATGGCAAATATAGTGGAAGAAGAAAAAAATAGAAAAGAACTTTTAAAAGTTAAGGAGAACACTTTTAATGCAGCTCAAGAAGTAATAGAAAAACAGATGAGAGTAGCTCAAGAAATAGCAAGTCTCCTTGGTGAAACTACTGCAGAAACTAAAATCACATTAACTAAGTTAAAAAAGGTGGTGGAAGGAGAAGAAGGTGAAATTAGATGA
- a CDS encoding 5'-nucleotidase C-terminal domain-containing protein: MFRKFKSNKWVSWLIALVMVLSFVTPFNVSAAEKTVDIQILATSDTHGKFVPYEYATNSESKSGSMTQIATAVKQFKKANPNTIIVDAGDVIQDNSASLFLNEEIHPMVLAMNEIGYDTWTLGNHEFNYGIPMLDKISSQFKGTVLCGNVYRQDGTRLGQPYKIIEKSDVKVGIIGMTTPNITKWDAENLKDCKVTDPVEETKKVISEIKDKVDVIVAVVHMAEGEEYGNKSSSAIALAKECPELAAIVAAHEHKAVEGAVYNNTPLVENKNLAQTMSKIDIKLTKKDGKYIINDKSKDVKSKIIWMMDGKTKEVNYESDKDLEEKLDSYHKLALDDANQIIGELKGGDLVPKDEVKGIPASQIQETPMINLINEVQMYYTKADVSAAAAFRSDANMKEGKIKKSDASLIYKYDNTIYLLEVTGKQLKDYMEWSASYYNTYKPGDLTISFNEKIRGYQYDMFSGIKYEIDISKEPGNRIMNLRKMDDSPVKDTDTFKLVVNNYRASSQLLNPKSEIFKDGSLPKVIEKDAVSATPIRDLIGKYIKEVKKGVLTPKMNNNWRITGNNWDAQKRSQVVKLINGDKIKIPQSEDGRTPNVASVTEKDLENFIISKPEDKKPIDKKPIKKPENKKIIYTVKKGDCLYLIGKKYNISYDKIAKANNIKNVNLIFIGQKLVIPVH; this comes from the coding sequence ATGTTTAGAAAATTTAAATCTAATAAATGGGTATCTTGGCTAATAGCATTAGTTATGGTATTAAGCTTTGTTACACCATTTAATGTATCAGCAGCAGAAAAAACTGTAGACATACAAATACTTGCCACAAGTGATACACATGGAAAATTTGTGCCATATGAATATGCTACTAATTCAGAAAGTAAGTCAGGTAGTATGACACAAATTGCCACAGCAGTAAAGCAATTTAAAAAGGCAAATCCTAATACAATAATTGTGGATGCTGGAGATGTTATTCAAGACAATTCAGCTAGTTTATTTTTAAATGAAGAAATACATCCAATGGTTTTAGCTATGAACGAAATAGGATATGATACTTGGACTTTAGGAAATCATGAATTTAATTACGGAATTCCTATGTTAGATAAAATTTCTTCTCAATTTAAAGGAACAGTATTATGTGGAAACGTTTATAGACAAGATGGAACAAGATTAGGACAACCTTATAAAATCATTGAAAAATCAGATGTAAAAGTCGGTATTATAGGAATGACTACTCCGAATATAACAAAATGGGATGCAGAAAATTTAAAAGATTGCAAAGTCACAGATCCTGTAGAAGAAACTAAAAAAGTAATATCTGAAATTAAAGATAAAGTAGATGTTATAGTTGCAGTAGTTCATATGGCAGAGGGTGAGGAATATGGAAACAAGAGTTCTTCAGCTATTGCGCTTGCAAAGGAATGTCCTGAACTTGCTGCTATAGTTGCTGCACATGAACACAAGGCAGTTGAAGGAGCAGTATATAATAATACTCCATTAGTTGAAAATAAAAACTTAGCTCAAACAATGTCTAAAATAGATATAAAACTTACAAAAAAAGATGGAAAATATATAATAAATGATAAAAGCAAAGATGTTAAATCTAAGATTATATGGATGATGGATGGCAAAACTAAAGAGGTGAATTATGAATCAGATAAGGACTTAGAAGAAAAATTAGATTCATATCATAAACTAGCTTTAGATGATGCAAATCAGATAATTGGAGAACTTAAAGGTGGAGATTTAGTTCCTAAAGATGAAGTAAAGGGTATACCTGCTTCACAAATACAAGAAACTCCTATGATTAATTTAATAAATGAAGTACAAATGTACTATACAAAAGCTGATGTTTCAGCTGCAGCAGCATTTAGATCAGATGCTAATATGAAGGAAGGTAAAATTAAAAAAAGTGATGCTTCATTGATATATAAATATGATAATACAATATATTTATTGGAAGTAACAGGAAAACAATTGAAAGATTATATGGAATGGTCAGCAAGCTATTATAATACTTATAAACCAGGTGATTTAACTATATCATTTAATGAAAAAATAAGAGGATATCAATATGATATGTTTTCAGGAATTAAATATGAAATAGATATATCAAAAGAACCAGGTAATAGAATTATGAATTTAAGAAAAATGGATGACTCACCAGTAAAAGATACAGATACTTTTAAATTAGTAGTAAATAATTATAGAGCTAGCTCACAACTCTTAAATCCTAAAAGTGAAATATTTAAAGATGGAAGTTTACCAAAAGTTATAGAAAAAGATGCAGTATCAGCTACTCCAATAAGAGATCTAATAGGAAAATATATAAAAGAAGTAAAAAAAGGAGTACTAACTCCAAAAATGAACAATAATTGGAGGATTACTGGAAACAATTGGGATGCACAAAAAAGAAGCCAAGTTGTAAAATTAATAAATGGAGATAAAATAAAAATTCCTCAATCTGAAGATGGAAGAACTCCAAATGTAGCATCAGTTACAGAAAAAGACTTAGAAAATTTCATAATATCAAAGCCAGAAGATAAAAAGCCAATAGACAAGAAACCAATTAAAAAGCCAGAAAATAAGAAAATCATATATACAGTTAAAAAGGGAGATTGTTTATATTTAATAGGTAAGAAATATAATATTTCCTATGATAAAATAGCAAAAGCAAATAATATTAAAAATGTTAATTTGATATTTATAGGACAAAAATTAGTAATACCAGTTCATTAA
- the sdaAB gene encoding L-serine ammonia-lyase, iron-sulfur-dependent subunit beta translates to MSRNFSVFDIVGPIMIGPSSSHTAGAARLAKLAASIAGEKIKKVDFQLHGSFAKTYKGHGTDKALVAGILGMDPWDDRLKDSFKIAKEKGLEICFSEVELENVHPNTVKFVITKEDNSTTSVIGSSIGGGNIVIFDIDGQEVEFKGDYPTLMTKHKDTPGVISKISTIMYKDNLNIGTMKLYRNGKGSMATMALETDNVIPQATIEKLKEIPEIHSIKIINPMGEGEV, encoded by the coding sequence ATGAGTAGAAATTTTAGTGTATTCGATATAGTTGGCCCCATAATGATAGGTCCATCTAGTTCTCACACTGCTGGTGCAGCAAGACTTGCAAAATTAGCCGCATCTATTGCTGGTGAGAAAATAAAAAAAGTAGATTTTCAATTACATGGTTCCTTTGCTAAAACATACAAAGGTCATGGAACTGACAAAGCTTTAGTTGCTGGAATTCTAGGAATGGATCCTTGGGACGATCGTCTAAAAGACTCTTTTAAAATTGCTAAGGAAAAAGGACTAGAAATATGTTTTTCTGAAGTAGAGTTAGAAAATGTACATCCTAATACAGTTAAATTTGTTATTACAAAAGAAGATAACTCAACCACTTCTGTAATTGGTTCTTCTATAGGTGGTGGAAATATAGTTATTTTTGATATAGATGGTCAAGAAGTTGAGTTTAAAGGAGATTATCCTACTCTAATGACTAAACATAAAGACACTCCTGGAGTAATTTCTAAAATTAGTACAATTATGTATAAAGACAATTTAAATATAGGCACTATGAAATTATATAGAAATGGTAAAGGGTCTATGGCTACTATGGCTTTAGAAACAGATAATGTAATCCCTCAAGCTACTATTGAAAAACTAAAAGAAATTCCAGAAATACATAGTATAAAAATAATAAATCCAATGGGGGAAGGAGAGGTTTAA
- a CDS encoding SpoIIE family protein phosphatase, giving the protein MKIFIDVAHCSLTKYGEELCGDKVEIVKLPQCTIIVLADGLGSGVKANILATLTTKISATMLKEGADIYETLDTIASTLPVCKEREIAYSTFTLIKISNEGKVYMAEYDNPKAFILSGKQEKNIGKKKLIINNRKIYESTFNVKPGDSITIVSDGIIHAGLGNTMNFGWTWDNVLNYIQRNIENKNDAHSIAKDLVEVCWDLYGHKPGDDATVVNIKIKRPEYVDLFTGPPKNREKDEEIISKFINNREGKKIICGGTAANIASRELGKKLIVDLDSFSEDIPPIAFMEGFDLITEGVITLNKTIEIIKEYKKSLSFPGKYYEVSKEDGASKLAHILLHECTHLNIWSGKAVNPAHQNPDLPVDLGIKLKLVKELKELLKSLGKEVNLIEF; this is encoded by the coding sequence ATGAAGATTTTTATAGATGTTGCTCACTGTAGTTTAACAAAATATGGAGAAGAACTTTGCGGAGATAAAGTGGAGATTGTAAAACTACCTCAGTGTACTATAATAGTTCTTGCAGATGGATTGGGAAGTGGAGTTAAGGCGAATATTTTGGCTACTTTAACTACTAAAATATCCGCAACTATGCTAAAAGAAGGGGCAGATATCTATGAAACTTTAGATACTATAGCTAGTACTTTGCCTGTATGTAAAGAAAGAGAAATTGCCTATTCCACATTCACATTAATAAAAATTAGTAATGAAGGCAAAGTATATATGGCTGAATATGATAATCCTAAAGCATTTATATTAAGCGGAAAACAAGAAAAAAATATTGGGAAAAAGAAACTAATAATAAATAATAGAAAAATCTATGAAAGTACTTTTAATGTTAAACCTGGTGACTCTATAACAATAGTAAGTGATGGAATAATTCATGCAGGCTTAGGAAATACCATGAATTTTGGATGGACATGGGATAATGTGTTAAATTATATACAAAGAAATATAGAAAATAAAAACGATGCCCACAGTATAGCAAAGGATTTAGTAGAAGTTTGTTGGGATTTATATGGTCATAAACCAGGAGATGATGCAACAGTGGTCAATATAAAAATAAAAAGACCAGAATATGTAGATTTATTTACAGGACCTCCTAAAAATAGAGAAAAAGATGAAGAGATAATAAGTAAATTTATAAATAATAGAGAAGGGAAAAAAATAATTTGTGGTGGAACTGCTGCTAACATCGCATCAAGAGAATTAGGTAAAAAACTTATAGTTGATTTAGATTCTTTTAGTGAAGATATACCACCTATAGCATTTATGGAAGGATTTGATTTAATTACAGAAGGAGTTATTACATTAAATAAAACCATAGAAATTATAAAAGAGTATAAAAAATCCTTATCTTTCCCAGGTAAATATTATGAAGTGAGTAAGGAGGATGGAGCTAGTAAATTAGCACATATATTATTGCATGAATGTACTCATTTAAATATATGGTCAGGAAAAGCTGTAAATCCTGCTCATCAAAATCCAGATTTACCAGTGGATTTAGGAATAAAACTAAAATTAGTAAAGGAATTAAAGGAACTTTTAAAATCTTTAGGGAAAGAGGTAAATTTAATAGAATTTTAA
- the sdaAA gene encoding L-serine ammonia-lyase, iron-sulfur-dependent, subunit alpha: MFVNTGLELINICKEKNLKIWEYGLSIEIEESGKSQDFLIDKMNQTLQVMKQSANLGLEKEVKSVSGLIGGDAYKLNKYSQSEKTLTGPVIVKAMARALSSSEVNAAMGKIVACPTAGSCGILPAALLSAGEALNKSDEELVKALFTASVVGVIIAKNATLAGAEGGCQAECGSAAAMSAASIVELMGGTVEQSLDAAAIVIKNILGLVCDPVAGLVEIPCAKRNAAGVVSALTSADMVMAGVKSAIPFDDTVSAMYKVGRQLPMELRETALGGLATTPTGLKLKNKVFK; the protein is encoded by the coding sequence TTGTTTGTTAATACTGGTTTAGAGTTAATAAATATATGTAAAGAAAAAAATTTAAAAATATGGGAATACGGATTAAGTATTGAAATTGAAGAAAGCGGGAAGAGCCAAGATTTTTTAATAGATAAAATGAATCAAACTCTTCAGGTTATGAAACAATCTGCAAATTTAGGTCTAGAAAAAGAAGTCAAGTCTGTAAGTGGGCTTATTGGTGGAGATGCTTATAAATTAAATAAATACTCTCAAAGTGAAAAAACATTGACAGGGCCTGTTATAGTTAAAGCCATGGCTAGGGCATTATCTTCTTCCGAAGTAAATGCTGCTATGGGTAAAATTGTAGCCTGTCCTACCGCAGGTTCTTGTGGTATATTACCTGCTGCACTGCTTTCTGCTGGAGAAGCTTTAAATAAGTCTGATGAGGAATTAGTTAAAGCATTATTTACTGCTTCAGTTGTAGGAGTTATAATAGCTAAAAATGCTACTTTAGCAGGAGCTGAAGGAGGATGTCAAGCTGAATGTGGATCTGCTGCTGCTATGTCCGCAGCTTCCATTGTAGAACTTATGGGTGGAACTGTTGAACAATCTTTAGATGCAGCTGCTATAGTTATAAAAAATATATTAGGATTAGTATGTGATCCTGTTGCAGGTCTTGTAGAAATACCTTGTGCTAAAAGAAATGCTGCTGGCGTTGTAAGTGCCCTTACATCCGCTGACATGGTTATGGCTGGAGTAAAAAGTGCTATACCTTTTGATGACACAGTTTCAGCTATGTATAAAGTAGGAAGACAACTGCCTATGGAACTTAGAGAAACTGCTTTAGGTGGTCTTGCAACAACACCTACCGGACTTAAATTAAAAAATAAAGTATTTAAATAA
- a CDS encoding cell wall-binding repeat-containing protein yields the protein MKKFNKALSSAALATIIATTNLSMVQAKVDNRLGGKNRYETAKFIAEKYSNGTIDKVILASGNGPFDALVSSLLSKKLNAPILLVGGSNSQYKDAFSYIDKHLSKSGTVYFLGGEASINKDVETRVKKSGFKFKRLSGKDRFETNNSVLNEINAPKGTPVFLVNGYGFADSLSVSSISAIKDYPVIMTTKDTIPSNLKAQLAKLQPSKVYIIGSENLISQKVQEELYKINKNLKIDDVVRIYGNDRFETNILINKAFNIKSNNAFVASGMDFADALSGSALAGKYNAPIILTNNKNFQNEKDYLASTNYRNFFILGLNGSVNKSIEGILNSVKEPSKATGEFMDKLAKAEEIKNCATQSDVTIKFTSKNLPSDIQTGFNAFTKEIGDTITVKTNGKLEALSENEVKQEFTANLKLGGSMKDKNLSFPMWAYTNVSNKAKPEMKITYGIPKDLLKDVEDKSLDQLKNKDYITLDPFNMSIPGEESKAGFSMDTDKLISFLKDNEKLLEKISLRFASEFNPNLDVVKNEGNVTLKDGRKTTCYSIALNNENLATLLRYSGNSILNIFEDKEVATFIKSYMNIYMESMNFEGLNKDEMIEMKKEIQNSIDNLLGNSPRNSLAMHKAIDGFKSLNLLGNDGIKMKFYLDDKNIPISSEGVIDINVNFKNFIPTANGEIGMKINFNNSMSNINDNSIKVSLPETNKDNSLDYFEFLNSLMTIEETEEIK from the coding sequence ATGAAAAAATTTAATAAAGCCCTTTCTTCTGCTGCTTTAGCAACCATAATTGCTACTACAAATTTATCTATGGTTCAAGCTAAAGTAGACAATAGATTGGGAGGAAAAAATCGCTATGAAACTGCTAAATTTATAGCTGAAAAATATTCAAATGGCACCATAGATAAAGTAATTTTAGCTAGTGGTAATGGTCCTTTTGATGCTTTGGTATCAAGTTTATTATCAAAAAAATTAAATGCACCTATACTTTTAGTAGGAGGCAGTAATAGTCAATACAAAGATGCTTTTAGTTATATAGACAAGCATTTAAGTAAGTCTGGAACTGTTTATTTTCTTGGTGGAGAAGCATCTATAAACAAAGATGTTGAAACTCGTGTAAAAAAATCAGGCTTTAAATTTAAAAGATTAAGCGGTAAAGATAGATTTGAAACAAATAATAGTGTTTTAAATGAAATAAATGCCCCAAAGGGTACCCCTGTTTTCTTAGTTAATGGATATGGATTTGCAGATTCCTTAAGTGTTTCTAGTATATCTGCAATAAAAGACTATCCTGTTATAATGACTACTAAAGATACTATACCAAGTAATTTAAAAGCTCAATTAGCTAAATTACAACCATCAAAAGTATATATAATAGGATCAGAAAATCTAATTTCTCAAAAGGTTCAAGAAGAATTATATAAAATAAATAAGAATTTAAAAATAGATGATGTTGTTAGAATATATGGTAATGATAGATTTGAAACAAATATTCTTATAAATAAAGCATTTAACATAAAATCTAATAATGCTTTTGTAGCATCAGGCATGGATTTTGCAGATGCCTTATCTGGAAGTGCTCTTGCAGGTAAATATAATGCTCCTATAATACTTACTAATAACAAGAACTTTCAAAATGAAAAAGATTATTTAGCTTCTACAAATTATAGAAACTTTTTCATACTTGGATTAAATGGTTCCGTAAATAAATCAATAGAAGGTATCTTAAATTCAGTTAAAGAACCTTCAAAAGCTACTGGTGAATTTATGGATAAATTAGCAAAAGCTGAAGAAATAAAAAATTGTGCAACTCAGTCTGATGTTACTATAAAATTTACTTCTAAAAATCTTCCTAGTGATATTCAAACAGGTTTTAATGCTTTCACTAAGGAAATAGGAGATACTATAACTGTTAAAACTAATGGTAAATTAGAAGCCCTTTCAGAAAATGAAGTTAAACAAGAATTCACTGCTAATTTAAAATTAGGTGGTTCAATGAAAGACAAAAATTTATCTTTCCCTATGTGGGCTTATACCAATGTTTCAAATAAAGCAAAACCAGAAATGAAAATAACCTATGGTATACCAAAGGATTTACTTAAAGATGTAGAAGATAAATCTCTTGACCAATTAAAAAATAAAGATTATATAACATTAGATCCATTTAATATGTCCATACCTGGTGAAGAAAGCAAAGCAGGATTTAGTATGGATACAGATAAATTAATATCTTTCTTAAAAGATAATGAAAAACTTTTAGAAAAAATCTCTCTTAGATTTGCTTCTGAATTTAATCCTAATTTAGATGTAGTTAAAAATGAAGGTAACGTTACTTTAAAAGACGGAAGAAAAACAACTTGTTATTCAATAGCTTTAAATAATGAAAATTTAGCTACTCTTCTAAGATATAGTGGAAATAGTATATTAAATATATTTGAGGATAAAGAAGTTGCAACTTTCATTAAATCTTATATGAATATATATATGGAATCTATGAACTTTGAAGGATTAAATAAAGATGAAATGATAGAAATGAAAAAAGAAATACAAAATAGTATAGATAATCTATTAGGCAATAGTCCTAGAAATTCTTTAGCTATGCACAAAGCAATAGATGGATTTAAATCTTTAAATCTATTAGGTAATGATGGCATAAAAATGAAGTTTTATCTAGATGACAAAAATATTCCTATATCTTCTGAAGGAGTTATAGATATAAATGTTAACTTTAAAAACTTTATTCCTACTGCTAATGGAGAAATTGGAATGAAGATAAACTTTAACAATTCTATGTCTAATATAAATGACAATAGTATAAAAGTATCTCTACCAGAAACAAATAAAGATAATTCCTTAGATTATTTTGAATTTCTTAATTCTTTAATGACCATAGAAGAAACTGAAGAAATTAAATAA